A window of the Xenopus laevis strain J_2021 chromosome 9_10L, Xenopus_laevis_v10.1, whole genome shotgun sequence genome harbors these coding sequences:
- the LOC108703753 gene encoding protein FAM135A codes for MVSKSAPVIFEDRYLEPEAIDCSEDFVDCSEDFVDCSEEFMDCSEDFIDCSAEVKPSSVVSAEDKIKKIMSLVSTIKADNGLNPSFYAMPLPLRKGLFDVKKELRKWIRQFFSNNPSKEFTLSMELDNGSNEGISVHIRMRPTNYTIDPQAIITFVYGCLGGRTAVIGHQGNKDETLAEYNSLANCLLSQIAKLVESNSLIISRIRLFQETSEKKLVLEQLIPTEKQQSGSTGSKDDSSREDGTHLIVCAHGLGGSELDLLFIRPHIESGVTHEKIDFLMSSCNQGCTTDDIDTLGSSLLNEILQYITSKKLIISRISFIGFSLGNLIIRSALWRPEFEGYRGNLHTYLSFGGPHMGLLYPNSFLFKAGLWIEKRLHIGVSVSQMALSDHKDPRQSFLYKLSQKKGLEHFKNVILVSALQDYVVPHHSARIEMCKDAAKGDELGTVYNEMLRNLLEPVLHNENCNFVRYNVSFDLVKSFLSFAGIMGHVALISSWQCLENFFQNAGLNYFE; via the exons ATGGTATCAAAATCTGCACCCGTGATCTTTGAAGACCGGTACTTAGAGCCTGAAGCAATAG aTTGTTCAGAAGACTTTGTAGATTGTTCAGAAGACTTCGTAGATTGTTCAGAAGAGTTTATGGATTGTTCAGAAGACTTTATAGATTGTTCAGCAGAAGTTAAACCATCCTCTGTTGTTAGTGCTGAAGATAAGATCAAGAAAATTATGTCACTCGTGTCAACTATCAAAGCAGACAATGGTTTAAATCCCTCCTTTTATGCCATGCCATTGCCTTTGAGGAAAGG gttATTTGACGTTAAAAAAGAACTGAGGAAATGGATACGTCAATTCTTCTCCAACAACCCTTCCAAGGAGTTTACTCTGAGCATGGAACTAGACAACGGATCAAATGAAGGAATATCTGTGCATATCAGGATGAGACCTACTAATT ATACAATAGATCCTCAAGCAATAATTACCTTTGTATATGGATGTCTCGGTGGAAGAACTGCTGTCATCGGGCATCAAGGAAACAAG GATGAAACTCTGGCTGAATATAATTCGTTGGCTAATTGTCTATTGAGCCAAATTGCAAAACTTGTGGAATCTAACAGTCTAATCATATCCAGGATCAG ATTATTCCAAGAAACCAGCGAAAAGAAACTCGTTTTGGAGCAACTTATACCTACAGAAAAACAGCAGAGCGGTTCTACTG gttCCAAAGACGACTCCAGTAGAGAAGACGGAACACATCTAATAGTCTGTGCGCACGGCTTGGGTG GCTCTGAACTTGATCTTCTATTTATAAGACCTCATATCGAGTCTGGAGTGACACATGAGAAAATCGACTTCCTAATGTCTAGTTGCAACCAG GGCTGCACCACTGATGATATTGATACATTAGGCAGCAGTCTCCTAAATGAAATACTACAGTACATAACAAGCAAGAAGCTCATCATTTCCAGGATCAG CTTTATCGGATTTTCTTTGGGCAATCTAATAATACGCTCAGCCCTGTGGAGACCTGAATTTGAAGGCTACCGTGGAAACCTGCACACTTACCTCTCCTTCGGTGGACCACATATGGGCCTTCTGTACCCCAACTCGTTTCTCTTTAAAGCTG GCCTGTGGATAGAGAAGCGGTTGCATATAGGTGTCTCCGTGTCTCAGATGGCATTATCAGATCACAAAGACCCAAGACAAAGTTTCCTCTACAAACTTAGTCAGAAAAAAG gcttggagcACTTCAAGAATGTGATTCTCGTGAGCGCGTTACAAGATTACGTTGTTCCCCATCACTCCGCTCGTATTGAAATGTGCAAAGATGCTGCGAAGGGAGATGAGTTAG GAACTGTTTACAATGAGATGCTCCGAAACCTCCTTGAGCCTGTTCTACACAACGAGAACTGTAACTTCGTGAGATACAACGTCAGTTTCGATCTGGTCAAATCATTCTTGTCTTTCGCTGGGATTATGGGCCACGTCGCATTAATTTCATCTTGGCAATGTTTGGAGAACTTCTTTCAAAACGCTGGCCTGAATTATTTTGAATAG